From the genome of Acropora palmata chromosome 8, jaAcrPala1.3, whole genome shotgun sequence:
AAGGGAAGCCCGGCGAGCCGATTCTGGGAGATACTACACTTCACTGGGTCATACATGGTGGTGATTATCAAACCGAGGGGTGCCTATTTGTGAGAGAAGTGAGCAACTATGAACAGCTACACAGTTTGGATGCATTGGGGGTTGAGGACCGTGGAGAAAATGACCAACTAGACATGACTTGTATGCACAGTCTAAGGAAAATATTTCGTAAAAAAATGGACGGGAGATATGAAGTAAACATACCTTGGATACTTGGCAACCAGCTCAGTGAAAAAATGAAACCCAAAGCAGACAAAATTTTCGACCGTCTTTGGGAAAACCAGGCTTAACGAAATTTGTGTCGAGCCGTTTTTCAGCGCAACGCATTTCCAAACGTTGAAATGCATTCAAAAACATTCTCAATGCATTCTGAAACATTTGCAACGTTCCCCAAAGGAAATACAAAATGTTCCATACCattgaaaaatcattttaagaaATTCAGAAAACGGCCATGTCCTTCTACAACTTACTAGAATTAGTAGAGCGctttttcagaaaataaattacggagaaaatttccttattttccttatttccATTCAGTGGATGCCCACTTCTATGCTGGGCAATTTACGGCCAAGTTTGCCTGTCTCTGTACACACACAAAATATGACAGCTGCAAGCTGGCACACCGAAAATCACGTACGCATCATTGAAGCTTCGAATGCCggatttttcaatattttttgagGTCTAGCGCTTCGAGTTTTGAACGGAATTCAAGCTGACATAACTATGCTAAAACATAGAATGGACAATAAAGACCCCGAAAACCAAGACCCATCCTGCGCAAACGCCAAATGTGATTGAATGACGCTGACTTAATTTCAACTAAAAAATATCTGTTTAACTTAACTTAACCACTCGCCtggagttttaaaaaaatctacCTAAGATCGGGACTTTGTTTCTGTATTAATTGATCATCGCTGAAAAAAGCAACGTTTAATGACCGATAATTTGCTTTAAGTGTTGGCGAAGTAGTCTGAAGCCACTTTAAAACACGGTGAATTTTCAATCTACGAATGTGTTGATGTTTATAATTACCAAGTTATAGTGAAATTGTCTTCGGAATTAATTTGGAAACGTTGCCAGTGCGTtgaaaaacattgcaaaatccttaagaaatgttaaacaaAATTGTTAACAAGCGATGGGAAACATTGTAAGTGCATTACGAATCATTGGCGAACGTTGGAGTGCATTGTAATGCATTCAAAATGTGTTGAAATGCATTATAACACAAATCTTGTTAAGCCCGGTTTTCCCAAAGACAGTCACATTTACTCAGagttgaaaagaaacaagaactGAATTTGCACCTGGGAGAGGAGTATGAAAAGATCACAGTGAATCATATGGAAGTGAAATAATCGAAAAAGCATCAGGCCCATCCACAGGAAGCTGAGTGTTTTATATGCCTCAAGAGCCAGTGGTCAGGGAAGCTGCCACCACCACAAAGGTCAGAATGGCGTTTGATGCCAGCGCCAAACCACACTGCCTAGAAAGCAGCATCAATGATTGCATGCACAAGGGACCCTCCTTACTGCGACTCCTGTGGGATACACTACAGTAACTGTGAGCAAGGATGTCACCAAACCTGCTAATAAGAGATATTGAGAAGGCTCTCTTACAGAAAGGAATCAAAGTGAAAGATAAAGATGCACATTGGAAGGGAGAGAGGAACCCTTCTGATTTACAAGAGTACCATTGGGAGCCGAATCAAGCCCATTTATCCTGGGTGAGACTCTCAACTATCACTATGATCAACATGAATAGGACTTCAAGGACACAACAGAAACACCGCGAGAGGATACCCATGTCGACAATTAATTATTGGAAGGTTCTGAGAATAACAGCATGCGGGTCCTCCGCTTTAAAGCCAACACCTTGTTAAAGTCACAGAAGGTGAAGACGGCCTCAGGACCATCACACAGTGCAGAACTTAACACCACAAGAGATTACTAGGTGAGGTGGGTGCAGCGAAGCATTGGAccagaaaacaaggaaagacCTGGTTggtgaaagaagaaaaatctgGTATCCTGTAGTGTGCTGGAAGAATCTCTGATTACTAAACCCAACCTACCTTGAAGATGGGCAGTTTGTGCAGAAACTGATCCAACATGTCTTAATCCAAGTGGAGACATTTCGGCATAGCCAACACAATGGCAGCATTAAAAGAGGAGTGGTGGATACTGCAACTTCACACCCTGCTAAGGAAGCTTATACAACAGTACAATGTGTGGAAGGTGTTTGCATGCCAAGCCATAGGGAGGACCAGCAATAGTCACATTGCCAGAAGGTCAGTCATCCCTTCCAGTAGGTGCACACTTTTCAGGGCTATTGAAGTACAAAGTAAACAAGAGGGAAAAGAAAGCTTATGTACTGATGTTCACATGCGCTACATCCAGGGCAGTACATCTGAAGTTGACCAGAACACAATCAGCTGAGGAATTTCAGAGGAAGCTTATGGCTTTCATGACCTGCCAAACGAGACCACAGGTGATCATTTCTGATAATGAAGTGACATTCAAGGAAACAGCAACACGGATtcagaaaataagaaagagtAAAGAGTATAAGGATGCAAGACGTCTTCGCAAGGCAAGAGATTAAATAGTAGTTCAGTCTCACCAAGTCACCATAGGGGGGGAGGAAGGGATGCATAAGTGGCTAATAGAGAAGTGAAGAAGACCCTTTACAAGACTCTGGGACCACGCACACCACTTTGGAGCAGTTGTCATCATTGACACTTAGAGGCACCTCAACAACCATCCACTGTAAAGGTTAGTCAAGAGCAACGAAGGGGAGCCACACACACATTAACGCCAAACAAGATCATGTGGGGGAAAAATTCGCATGAGTTTGCGGACATTGAGATTGAGGAAAATGAGGTCTTTAAGCTACAAGGACGACTGAACAACGAAAGAGAACACGCATGGGGTCATTGGCAAAGGAAGTACATCAACAGTCTGATGGAGAGCCACAGGGTAAACCATGGGAAACAACAAATTCCTGAGATTGGAGAAATCATCCTTGTGGTGGGAGAGCAGAAGAACAGATGGGAGTGGATGAAGGATAGAGTGATCCACCATGTGAAAGGAAGAGACGCAGTGGTATAGGGAGTGGTTTTGTTGCATAAAGGAAACCACATTCAGCAATGCCTTAAACTGGTGTGCCTTCTCAAAATAAAATGCTCACAAGGCGATATTGTAGAGAACTTCATGCAAGCTCAAGTGGGAGGCAGACCCATTAGAAAGTTGAAGTGTAGCCATGGAGGCAGAAGTCAGAATAGGACAGAACACTAAATTTTAGGGGAGCAAGCATTGTAAGCAAGGAGACAGTGAGGAAAATGAATTGAACCAAAGTGACTAAAAGGAAACTTTCCTGAGTTTGACTGTACACCAAAAGTTCACTACAATTGCCCTATTCCAGAAAATCTCAAATGACCAACCATAACATTGCCAGGAACAAAACAGAACAATTTACTACCACCTAGACTGCACATCATGGTccacaacttgaaaaaataaaagcaactaCAAAGTAAACGTATGCCGGTTTAtacttaacagttattcttcgaggacgcaccggatatgagctgatatatataaccaacgagacCGTAGGctgagttggttattatcagctcatatccggcaagtccgagaagaataactgttttagtaaattttcaagcaattctcttgattttttcgggtgaaacctcctcaaatcgtgacattttctttaccgaccacactgcgaaaaaattttttccgacctccaaaatttcagcacaagaaattcgccatcagtttttccttatttggtcaaacttaacgataatggctcatggcatgggcttagggaaccaatcagaaagctgaaaaatcattatcctgagctaaaaatttactaattattaatattagttattattatagtttaaaattaaatgcaaCCTTTTATCAGTTACCCTTCGTTCATTAGCTAGCTAAACCCGTTGAACCTTTCCTTTAACATTGTCTGTGGTGGTGCAGCACACACCAAGAACACCTACCAGATTTGTGGACAAGTTCACGAAGTCAGCATAGTCTTCATTGATCAACTCAATCAGAGCGTGCTTTAACGACTTTAAGTAATCATCTAAATTTGCTTTCAGCAAATCTAATTGAACGTTTCCTTTACAGTTTCCAACAAAGATGTCAACGCTAAAGGATTCTTTCATGAAATCTGATCTGGAAAACACAGCTATCTCTGGCTCTCTCGGGACAATTTCTTCGATGGAGgtatccgccattttgttccAACTCACCAGCCCAGAATCCCTGGCGCTCGTGTTGCGTTCGAGTGGCTAACAAGAACTAGAAGGACTGGCGACAAAGAATCTTACACAGGCGCCGCCATGTTTGAAGCCTGAGATAAACCCGAGAGGGCCAGAATTTTTAATATGACAAAGGAAATACGAGTTGAGGTTATTCTCAGCGAAGAAATCAACCAAGCAACTAATTCGCGACTTCTTAGCAGCTTCATCGAGTACCTTCTGTATCAACGGCAGCAACTTCCGCTCCCTGTCCACGAGTTGAAACGAATTGTCGAGGAACAAGGAAAAAACTATGATTCCTTGGAGGATACCCGAAAGCATGTTGTGCCAAGCCGACCATTAAGCGTTGGGTTAAAGAAAGCTTCAAAAGTCAATCAAGACTTGCAGTGCTTGTTCGACCACATAAACCAGTTGTTCTCAGTGGCCGAGGTCAATGCTGCCTTAATTATTCTCGGCTCAACTGCCGTGAGCCCAAAAGAATGTTACTGGTTGACATTTCAGAGTGCAAAACACGACAATGTCACGGACGCGCCTTCCAGAGCGAGCAATTCAGCTTGTCGAAAAATGATACAGACATTGATTTCGAATCAAGAACTTGGCTCTTTAAAAGATATTTCTCTGACTTCAATGTTAGTTTTTATTCAGGCGAGCAGAACTTCTGTTGTTGAGTGGTTTCGGCCAAAGCCAACCTTTAAACCCCCTCACCGTGGTCGATGCTGCAAAATAACACTTCGTTCTCTTTGTAAAGCACAGAATATTGAAGACACTACTTCGCATGGAATTCCATATGACCAGGATTACCGGGACTTGCTATGGTTCCAGGCTCCAATAATTATCAGAGGATACAGGCAGAGGTCTGGGGCTTTCTAGTGTTAAGTTTTAGTTCATTAGATGCAAGCAACATTATTTTAGTAGTTATTGAATGTATGAATTATAAGGCAGATTGACAAGACAAGGCTGAGGACTTAGGAAAATAAATTGGGTTTACATTATTATCTGTAGGtgcaatttgaaaaatttactgcaaTAATATTCTCCAATTTTGAAGCATAATTTAAAACCAGGCTTCCATGTCAATAAAAATCCAATGTAGTCCATCACCTCCTGGAGCTGTTGTGGCGTCACCTGACATCTGATAGTACATAAAGAATAATTGATAGTTGCTTcaaaatatggaatttctcttctgcACTCAGTTATATATCTCCAAGCATCCAtgtactattttttttattatataaacatctCATTTACAAGAGGAAGCCAACTTAATTCGtatttcaaaaagagaatgagTGACATCTCAgtagctgattggctatctcaaacacgtgaaaaattatctttgtttttcatgtgTGGTGATTCCCTTTTCTCAGCAGTGGAAATctctataaagcactccagtttatatgaTAAAGCCTATTATTAGGTTAACATGTTCCTTTAATATTGCACTATGATTATGTGGTGATTTAAGCTGATAATCTAGAATTATAGAAGGCCAATTAAaggaggaaatatttttattgaataaTACTGTCAAATAACAACACATATCCATCATACATGTTTCATACAAAATCAGAAGttacaacaataattgttacttTATATTTCTCTCCTACCAAATTAGAGTATGTCAGTGTCACACAGTCAATTAAATGTTCAAGTACTTTGTTCTTGTTCAAGG
Proteins encoded in this window:
- the LOC141889212 gene encoding MAD2L1-binding protein-like, whose protein sequence is MTKEIRVEVILSEEINQATNSRLLSSFIEYLLYQRQQLPLPVHELKRIVEEQGKNYDSLEDTRKHVVPSRPLSVGLKKASKVNQDLQCLFDHINQLFSVAEVNAALIILGSTAVSPKECYWLTFQSAKHDNVTDAPSRASNSACRKMIQTLISNQELGSLKDISLTSMLVFIQASRTSVVEWFRPKPTFKPPHRGRCCKITLRSLCKAQNIEDTTSHGIPYDQDYRDLLWFQAPIIIRGYRQRSGAF